A window of candidate division WOR-3 bacterium genomic DNA:
TGATTTCATACTCAGCATGTCTGATCACATTGTCAGCCCGTCGGCGATAAGGAGAGTTGTCGAAAAACAAGGAGAAAAGAATTATCTTCTGGTCGACAGAAGAGTTGATGAAAATTTTGATATCGACGACGCGACTAAGGTACTGGCAGTTGAAAGAAAAATTGTAGATATCGGGAAGAGCATAACGAAATTCAACTGTATAGACTGTGGAATTTTCAAGCTTAAATCCAGTTTCATGAGAGCTATGAATGAGCAAATTAAAGTGGGGGAGGAATCAATAAGTTTAGGTGTAAAAAAGCTCATAGAAAAAAAGTTGATGGAAGCTGTCTTCATGGAAAACAAAGAAACCTGGATCGATATAGACACCCCCAAGGCATACAGGTTCGCTCT
This region includes:
- a CDS encoding NTP transferase domain-containing protein, producing MKGVIIAAGDGSRLWPETNRTPKSLLPFKQDTILSCVIKNLSNAGVDDFIIVLGFKSQMIIEYLRKNDLLDFKISTVLNSDFKRGNGTSVLKAYDLVGDDDFILSMSDHIVSPSAIRRVVEKQGEKNYLLVDRRVDENFDIDDATKVLAVERKIVDIGKSITKFNCIDCGIFKLKSSFMRAMNEQIKVGEESISLGVKKLIEKKLMEAVFMENKETWIDIDTPKAYRFALDNFCNL